CTCTACATGGCAGCTCAAAACCTTATGCATAGATGGAAACTGAGAATTGCTGGGAACCATGATAGGCTTGTTAAGTAAAAAGTAACTAGCTTACGATCCAGGTTGCTTGGCCCTGGAAAAAATCTTATTCCCCAAATAAAATATGCTCAAGTAATTTTGGTAATATTATAAATCCTTCAAATACAGCTTTTTGGGGTCCTTTGAgcagattatatatataatggtttTGCTATTCTATCTCCATTATCATTCCTAATGTGATGGACTGCAATTATGCATGTAAACTTCCCTCCTCTCTATTAAATTCAGCTGCTGAGTAATAGTTGATGctacatatataaacacatacACACAAATGTGTATACACACATAACATGCCAAGTATAGAAATAAAGATCTTTTCAGCATGTTTTTAAATCTGTTATTAATGTCTGGCAGCTGTAGACTACCTTGGAATAAAAACAGAAGCGAACAAACTTCAGATCAAAATAAGTGCATCAGTTCTTAAACATTGTTGACAAGCctgttaaatttaataaaagaaagaatcaTGTTTATATATGAAAACATAGCAAAATTGAGATTCAAACAGGAAAAGATCCTGATATAACTCCAATGAAATTAGAAAAGGGTCCCAATTGGAGGGCATTTTCCTATAAGGGTTATGAATGATTGTTTTGCAGAAAGCAGGATTTACCCAGCTAACTTTAGCTGTTTTTGTTATACTTAGTACAGTTACAAAACTGATTAATAGAATTTAATACACAGGTTAGGACAGACAAATGATGCATCTGATTTTGGTCTCATGTGATTGGTCACATGAGACATGTTATCTAATATTTGAGGATTGCAGAAAAGACAGAAAAATACTGCTCAAATCAGCGCACATGAGCAGCTGCTTCAAAGTTCTCATCCCATTAAataactaagaaaataaataagaatatatCTAATCAAGAATATATTCTAATCTGCATTATGAGTGGAAATCTCAACATGCtctttatgattattttaatggCCTATTTTGCTGTCATTAGTTTTCTCTAATCTATTCTTATTTTTGGTTATTACTGTGAATAAATTATGCTTATGAATATCTTTGCTCTATTTACTTTAGAACCTGTTTGGATATATTTTAGATCTATCAATCAAAACCAGTCAAGTTAAATATGCCGTAACCCTGGTTAACTAGCTATGATAATGAATTCTGTTCAAACACATGATACCTAATCAGGATAGGGATATTCAACTTTCAAACGGTGTTCTTAGTAGGTATGGAGTAATTGTCTagtaatgttatatatatatatatatatatgttacacTTATATTAAGACTTTAGTAGAAACATGTAAGATATGCACTGTCACCTTTCCTGAAGATATATCTCTTAGCTCCGAAGCCATCTCTGTTACATTTCTTCTTCAACAGAAGAACATTATGAAATTCATTCATAGAGCTCTGTTTGCTGTTTTTGCCTTAATACTCTTTAATTTACTTATCTGTTCTCCACTGTCCCTCCACTGTTGGAGAAACACTCATCCAAGagttagaaatcaaccaagaagaTTGTTAGGTTCCTTTGCTTCTATTTCTGCAAATCTAAACAAGCTGAGCGAAGCCATTCAAGATCCTGCGGAAACAAGTTTAAGAAAAGCACCTCCGAGTGATTCAAATCCCAACCAAAACAAGTGACTCCAGTGTTTGTCTAGAGatttgaagaaagagaaatgaAGTCTCAATTCTCTTTCAACATTTTTGCAGTTTTCTTACATTTACTGTTTGATAGATAGGACTACTGGATCTctacttttcttcttttcttcttttctgtaGCCACAACATATTCAATCTcaacttactttttttttctgcaAGTCTTGTTTTGCGGTAGATTTAGGGATgtgattaaaaattattcattGTATCCTGTCATTGTAAGAAAAACATCAGATGATCAGAAATAGTAGAGTTTCTTTCAGAAGATCACGAGTACCTTGTCTGTGATATTTGTGCTAATCATTGTttgtttcatctttttttttcctttttattttcctcgttCTTTCCACTGCTACTTTTggcctgaatttttttttctttgtgcaGTGAGGATTCTAATTTGTATCATCTTTCTCTTGGTCTCCCTAGtttctttaaatgtggctgCATGTGATGAACAAAACAGATCAGTGTACTATAttctttagtttatttttctaggCAACCCGGTCCATGAGGCAGATCATGTAAAGACAACTAAACATGTTACCTTATAATAAAGCTGCTAGAAATCCTTTCAGGCAGAGAATAGAACCTTTAGAACCAAAAGTGTGTGTGGACTTTCTCTCATGCACACGCACAAGAATTTCTTTCCAAGTTACTGTCCACTTCTCCAGTGTCCATGTTCCTCACCTAGTTTATTAATGTCCTCTCAACTATCACTTATTTTTTTCCCTGTTCCAAACTTACAATGGTGAGCTTTCTGTCATTACTTGATTCAGAGAGTTGATTGctttatatgatatatatatatatatatatatatatatctgcaAATTAACTTTTGATGGAACTTTCATGCAGAAACTCTGTTTCTGTGGGAAAGATAGTGTTTCTTTCTACTTTAACGAAAAAATGGCTAGACTGTATCGGATCTCTCTCTTTATACCTCTTCATTCTTTTGAGTGAACTGTGCACGGAATCTGATATAACTGAAGTTCTTGAACTGATGAGGGGTAATTATAACACATGTTAAGCACAAAATATATTAGAAACATGTGCCAtcaaaatatgtttgatttgaCTAGTTAGAAAGTTGAAATTTACGATAAAGTTTCGTTTAATGACCAATTGTGTCTCAGGATTGAAAGTGTTAATCTAGATACTGTACAAGCAATTAGGGAGAATTAGTCAAAATGAACAGTATTTTTGATGGATGGTGAAGACATAATGACAAACTGAAAATATgccaatatattattttaatatgcaaaGTTAATGATAAAGTATTCTTGAGAGAGTAAGAGAGTATAACATTCTGAATGGTGGACACAGGACTTGCAGTCCTCACCCTTAGCCTATCAATATTCTGTTCAATGGTCTTTGAAGCTTTCATTATAGCAAACCATAGTTAGACAGCCTAGGATTCATTTCGTTTTCTGAAGAAGTTTCTGTacagtgtggcaatagataatGTAGTTGTGGTATGATAAAATTCTCCAGGTATCTTTCATCATGGAGGGCCAAATAGCTGGTTTGagacatctttttttttttaacccaAACAGTGCTGCagctaaaaatagaaatatctGCAGCTCCTCCAAGCGAAATGGTGCTTTACTTGGAGTTTATAGCTAGCTCATCATGTATTTCCTTGCATGCAAAGAAACTTCATTATTGTGTTCATCAGTGTAGGCGATTTGAAACTTTAGAGATTtatgattttccttttttgatttgattaatgaaTAGATCTTCTGATGGTGGTCGTTTATTACTTCATTTATCACAAATAAAAGGTTTCGACTTTTATGGTATGTGACAATAGAATGAGGCTTCAATCGAATGTTTGTTAGCATACTTGTCCATTTCTGGGAACTTCAGATATTTGTAGGCGCGATACTCTGTTAATATCTAATCAATTCTTCTGCTttcaatttacttgcttttaaGTGATTCTAGTTCTCAAGTGCAAAATCTTTATTTGACAGAGAGAAGGATATCTATGGACGAGCTACTAGATCTGAACTGAAGCGTACTATATAGGTCGAGGATGGGATCAatctttcttaaaattttgaattgtaacGGCTAATCTCGTGCATGCTGTCATCTATGAGttactttttacatttttgtgaGGAGTTTTGGTTACACGTGCTACGAATGCATTAGAGCTGAGCTCCCCGTATTTGATAACTGAGAGTTTCCAGTTTACTGACAGATGAAGTATTGGCTTCCTCTGCCATTAAAGCTGCTCGAAATAATTTCAGCATTTCTGTCTTGTTCCTCAGAAGCTTACTATAATACCATCCTTACCTAttctgttttaaaattaattagtttgtAACTGCTACATCTTTTTCTGAGTTATTTCACTTTAGAAATGAGAATCCGTAACAGTCGCCCTCCATTTCCTCTTCCTTCAGTATCAGATCCTACATCAAGGTTTACGCATCGTCTCCCATCAGGAAATGGCCTTTACTTTGATGACCGTTTCTTGGTTCAAGAAACCAATCGCCAAATTGGATGGTCATTCTTCCACTTGAAAAATGCTGCACGTCAAGTTTCTGAAGAATGTGGGGAGTTGAATAAGGTGCTAACTATGGAAACCAGACCAATAAATTGTCAAGacaaggaaaaaaggaaaagctaTCGCATGCAGGAGAAATCCAGTCAAGTAATCGATCTTTCacttttccctttatttttccttttatgaaTTTCATAAACATTGATCTGAGTTCTTCCCAAACATAGTTACCATTGGTCTGCCATAAATTTTTATTCCcctcttttaaaattatctGAAGAGACTAAATGAAGTGTAATCAGCTCCCTCTAGTTCTAATAAGCTAATAGTAGTTTACATGGTTTTactacaaaattttaatattaggCTATGGGAGGACCACATGAAGCACAGGCCAACAGAGCTGATGAAGGCAGTGAACCCTACATGTTCATTAAAGAGTAAATTTCCTCGATTCCTTTTATATCCATTATTCTTTGTTTTGTCAGTgaagttaaataattatataatatttctgATAAATGCATGACTTATTAAATCTACCACTTTTTTGTCATCATTTAGTTTATTTACCGCATGCTTCTGCCTTCTACATGATAAAATCGTCTTTCCCAGAGTTGAAAGATTTAAATTaaccccttttttcttttttggtgcATCAAGTAACAAAGACGGAAATACCTCTAGTGGTGCAGTTAACTTCGACATTGCACAGCCTTTTACTTCCTATGAACTTGGTAATTTTggatctctctctttttttactcAAACAATTGCAATAGAGTTGTCATTTTCTTTCAGTTGATTGTAATTGGACCTTGATCCTTTCATCTTGATATTCAAATGTTGCTTGTGCAGtagcaaagaaaataaactcTGATAACCTTCTTCATTTACTTAAACATTCATTTCAGTCTTTGTTTAGGATGAAGtaacatgttgaatttgttGAAAAGGTTGATTGGAAATTCATTTCATAGTGGAACCTGACTGTTTAATTAAACAACTTGTATCATCATGTGCAATGCAGAAactaaaaaattgtttattaaagaTAACTTTTTGAGGCCTCATTTAACATGGCTAAGATTTATATCTACTATATTTAGAACAGCATTACTACCAAAGGTTCATGCATCATTCCCAGAGAACATGTTGATGTATTGATGGATTATAAGATATAAGCCAAGTATGACATAAACTTTAGAAAATATATCATCAGTAGAAAGATGTAGTTATGAAGAAATAGTGATACCAGTAAGCAAACCACTGCCAACTCACACACCACAAACATGACTGCCCCTGTGATTCACCACAAAATGGGTTTTTGGGGTGAACACAGTGCCTAGGCCAAGAGCTGGGGTTCGAAACTCTAGTTATGCATGCTTATAACTTATTGCTTGTAATGATCCAATGCACACGGGCTTAATCACATTATATACTTGGAGTCTGTTTTTGTTTCAACATCAACTTTAAGCTAGACACTTAGCATATTAAGTCCAGGAATGAACATGCGCTCTATTCTTAACACATTTGCGAAAAACAATTAGAGATGCAAATTTTTAGGGATAAAGGAAACTTAATGTGTTGGAACTTGAaacttgcaaaaaaaaattatgtactaGTAATTGAACATATTTCCAATTTACAAATACTTATAACTAAGCTTGTTGTGAGGTACGGTGAAACAGGAGGGGAAGTATCagacaagaagaaaaaacaaatttgcCTGCTAGAGACTGAGATGGTAAGAGGCAGGAAGGAAGATGCAAtacttgaaaaaaatatggaactGGGAAATGTTTCTGAGAAAAGTATAGAAGATGAATATGGTAGCAAGAGGACTAGGACTCTTTTTTGTCCTACAAACTGTGAATATTTCTTCCTTCCTGAA
The nucleotide sequence above comes from Gossypium raimondii isolate GPD5lz chromosome 13, ASM2569854v1, whole genome shotgun sequence. Encoded proteins:
- the LOC105782428 gene encoding uncharacterized protein LOC105782428 isoform X2, which translates into the protein MRIRNSRPPFPLPSVSDPTSRFTHRLPSGNGLYFDDRFLVQETNRQIGWSFFHLKNAARQVSEECGELNKVLTMETRPINCQDKEKRKSYRMQEKSSQAMGGPHEAQANRADEGSEPYMFIKDNKDGNTSSGAVNFDIAQPFTSYELGGEVSDKKKKQICLLETEMVRGRKEDAILEKNMELGNVSEKSIEDEYGSKRTRTLFCPTNCEYFFLPENEGFEGYGGMQGGMSFEDMVVETKEKPRRVKKRKEGDQSGDAKWYTERFIGKQASNEGKSSKRGKHTADAQWEKRMQRRSSRPRNASNLSR
- the LOC105782428 gene encoding uncharacterized protein LOC105782428 isoform X1; translation: MRIRNSRPPFPLPSVSDPTSRFTHRLPSGNGLYFDDRFLVQETNRQIGWSFFHLKNAARQVSEECGELNKVLTMETRPINCQDKEKRKSYRMQEKSSQAMGGPHEAQANRADEGSEPYMFIKDNKDGNTSSGAVNFDIAQPFTSYELGGEVSDKKKKQICLLETEMVRGRKEDAILEKNMELGNVSEKSIEDEYGSKRTRTLFCPTNCEYFFLPENEGFEGYGGMQGGMSFEDMVVETKEKPRRVKKRKEGDQSGDAKWYTERFIGKQASNEGKSSKRGKHTADAQWEKRESNYAEAEKDKVEERKAKEAIKLVCIYLMTICFMASL
- the LOC105782428 gene encoding uncharacterized protein LOC105782428 isoform X3 — protein: MRIRNSRPPFPLPSVSDPTSRFTHRLPSGNGLYFDDRFLVQETNRQIGWSFFHLKNAARQVSEECGELNKVLTMETRPINCQDKEKRKSYRMQEKSSQAMGGPHEAQANRADEGSEPYMFIKDNKDGNTSSGAVNFDIAQPFTSYELGGEVSDKKKKQICLLETEMVRGRKEDAILEKNMELGNVSEKSIEDEYGSKRTRTLFCPTNCEYFFLPENEGFEGYGGMQGGMSFEDMVVETKEKPRRVKKRKEGDQSGDAKWYTERFIGKQASNEGKSSKRGKHTADAQWEKRRRSSRPRNASNLSR
- the LOC105782428 gene encoding uncharacterized protein LOC105782428 isoform X4, coding for METRPINCQDKEKRKSYRMQEKSSQAMGGPHEAQANRADEGSEPYMFIKDNKDGNTSSGAVNFDIAQPFTSYELGGEVSDKKKKQICLLETEMVRGRKEDAILEKNMELGNVSEKSIEDEYGSKRTRTLFCPTNCEYFFLPENEGFEGYGGMQGGMSFEDMVVETKEKPRRVKKRKEGDQSGDAKWYTERFIGKQASNEGKSSKRGKHTADAQWEKRESNYAEAEKDKVEERKAKEAIKLVCIYLMTICFMASL